One window of the Solanum stenotomum isolate F172 chromosome 11, ASM1918654v1, whole genome shotgun sequence genome contains the following:
- the LOC125845551 gene encoding putative disease resistance protein At3g14460 → MEVGLAVGGAFLSSALNVLFDRLAPQGDLLKMFQKHAKDVRLLKKLRITLLGLQAVLSDAENKQASNQFVSEWLNELRDAVDSAENLIEEVNYEVLRLKVEGQYQNLAETINQQVSDLNLCLSDEFFLNIKEKLEDTIETLKELQEQIGFLGLKEHFGSTKQETRRPSTSLVDDSDIFGRQNDVENLIDRLLSEDANGKKLTVVSIVGMGGVGKTTLAKAVYNDERVKNRFSLKAWFCVSESYDAFRITKGLLQEIGSLDLKVDDNLNQLQVILKESLKGKKFLIVLDDVWNDNYNEWDDLRNVFVQGDIGSKIIMTTRKESVAMMMGNEQISMDTLSIEVSWSLFKRHAFENMDPMGHPELEEVGKQVAAKCKGLPLALKTLAGMLRSNPEVEGWKRILRSELWELPHNDILPALMLSYNDLPAHLKRCFSYCAIFPKDYPFRKEQVIHLWIANGLILQEDKIIQDSGNQYFLELRSRSLFERVPNPSQGNIETFLMHDLVNDLAQIASSKLCIRLEESQGSRMLEKSQHLSYSMGYGDFEKLTPLDKLEQLRTLLPTCIDLNYCYYLSKRVQHYILPRLRSLRALSLSRYEIVELPKDLFIKLKLLRFLDLSQTRIEKLPDSICVLYNLETLLLSHCHHLEELPLQMEKLINLRHLDISNISLLKIPLHLSNLKSLQVLVGAKFLLGGCGGLRLEDLGEVQNLYGSLSVLDLQNVVDRKEAVKAKIREKNHVEKLSLEWSRSSADNSQTERDILAELNPHRNIKELQITGYRGTKFPNWLADHSFLKLVQLSLSNCKDCDSLPAVGQLPCLKYLSIRGMHRITEVTEEFYGSSSKKNPFKSLQKLEFEDMPEWKQWHALGNGEFPALENLSIENCPKLMGKLPENLCSLIELRISRCPELNLETPKLFTSQHEEMKQIEGLFITDCNSLTSFPFSILPSTLKTIRISHCQKFKLKAPVGEMSYYDMFLEDLILEECDCIDDISPELLPRAQKLSVSRCYNLTRFLIPIATERLYILNCENLEILPVACGRIQMTYLYIDGCEKLKWLPEHMQELLPSLKKLELCNCPEMESFSEGGLPFNLQQLKIWNCKKLVNGRKEWHLQRLPCLRELFIVHDGSDEDIEHWELPCSIQKLTIGNLRTLSSKVLKRLTSLEYLCIANLPQIQSMLEEGWFSSSLHLTSLRRLQIRNFPNLQSLSESALPSSLSELTIKDCPNLQSFPVKWMPSSLSKLSISNCPLLRPLLEFDKGEYWPNIALIPTVVIDREYL, encoded by the coding sequence ATGGAAGTTGGCTTAGCAGTGGGTGGTGCATTTCTCTCTTCAGCTTTGAATGTTCTCTTTGATAGGCTTGCTCCTCAGGGTGATCTGCTGAAGATGTTTCAGAAACATGCGAAAGATGTTCGTCTCTTAAAGAAGCTGAGAATAACTTTGCTTGGTCTTCAAGCTGTGCTAAGTGATGCAGAGAATAAGCAGGCATCAAATCAATTTGTGAGCGAGTGGCTTAATGAGCTTCGAGATGCTGTGGATTCTGCTGAAAACTTAATTGAAGAAGTCAATTATGAAGTTTTGCGACTTAAAGTGGAAGGTCAGTATCAAAATCTTGCAGAAACAATCAACCAGCAAGTAAGTGACCTCAACCTGTGCTTGAGTGATGAATTTTTCCTCAACATAAAGGAGAAGTTGGAAGACACTATTGAAACATTGAAGGAGTTACAAGAGCAAATTGGTTTCCTTGGCTTAAAGGAGCATTTTGGTTCGACTAAACAAGAAACTAGAAGACCTTCAACTTCTTTGGTTGATGATTCTGATATCTTTGGAAGGCAGAATGATGTAGAGAATTTGATTGACCGTTTATTATCTGAAGATGCAAATGGAAAAAAGTTGACTGTAGTTTCTATTGTTGGAATGGGCGGTGTGGGTAAGACAACACTTGCTAAAGCGGTTTACAATGATGAGAGGGTGAAGAACCGTTTTAGTTTGAAAGCTTGGTTTTGTGTTTCTGAGTCATATGATGCTTTCAGAATAACAAAAGGGTTACTTCAAGAAATTGGTTCACTTGACTTAAAGGTTGATGACAATCTTAATCAGCTTCAAGTCATATTGAAGGAAAGCTTAAAGGGAAAGAAGTTTCTTATTGTTCTGGATGATGTGTGGAATGACAACTACAATGAGTGGGATGACTTGAGAAATGTTTTTGTACAAGGAGATATAGGAAGTAAGATCATTATGACTACACGTAAAGAGAGTGTTGCCATGATGATGGGAAACGAGCAAATTAGCATGGATACTTTGTCTATTGAAGTCTCTTGGTCTTTATTTAAAAGACATGCATTCGAAAACATGGATCCTATGGGACATCCGGAACTTGAAGAGGTCGGAAAACAAGTTGCAGCTAAGTGCAAAGGTTTGCCCTTAGCTCTGAAGACGCTCGCTGGCATGTTACGCTCCAATCCAGAGGTTGAAGGGTGGAAACGTATTTTGAGAAGTGAACTATGGGAGCTTCCACACAATGACATATTACCAGCGTTGATGTTGAGCTACAATGATCTCCCTGCACATTTAAAGCGATGCTTTTCCTATTGTGCAATATTTCCCAAAGACTATCCGTTTAGGAAAGAACAAGTTATTCATTTGTGGATTGCTAATGGTCTAATACTGCAGGAAGATAAAATTATTCAAGATTCAGGAAACCAGTACTTTCTCGAGTTGAGATCAAGATCGTTATTTGAAAGGGTCCCAAATCCTTCTCAAGGGAACATAGAGACATTCTTGATGCATGACCTTGTCAATGATTTAGCCCAAATTGCATCTTCAAAACTTTGTATCAGGTTGGAAGAGAGCCAAGGATCTCGTATGTTGGAAAAAAGTCAACACTTATCATATTCAATGGGTTATGGTGACTTTGAGAAATTGACACCCCTTGACAAATTGGAGCAGCTGAGGACATTGCTTCCGACATGTATTGATCTCAATTATTGTTACTATCTAAGCAAGAGGGTGCAGCATTACATACTGCCAAGACTAAGATCCTTGAGGGCATTATCGTTGTCACGCTATGAGATTGTTGAATTGCCAAAGGACttgtttatcaaattaaagctcCTCCGATTCTTGGACCTTTCTCAGACAAGGATTGAAAAGTTGCCTGATTCCATTTGTGTATTGTATAACTTAGAGACACTTCTCCTGTCACATTGTCATCATCTTGAGGAACTACCGCTGCAGATGGAGAAGTTGATTAACTTGCGTCATCTTGACATAAGCAACATTTCTCTCTTGAAAATACCGCTACATCTGAGCAATTTGAAAAGCCTCCAAGTGCTAGTGGGAGCCAAGTTTCTACTAGGTGGTTGCGGTGGTTTGAGATTGGAAGATTTGGGTGAAGTACAGAACTTGTATGGATCTCTATCAGTTCTAGATTTGCAAAATGTGGTTGATAGAAAGGAAGCTGTGAAGGCAAAGATAAGGGAGAAGAATCATGTTGAGAAGTTATCATTGGAGTGGAGTCGAAGTAGTGCTGACAATTCACAAACTGAAAGAGACATACTTGCTGAGCTAAATCCACATAGAAACATAAAAGAACTCCAAATCACTGGATATAGAGgaacaaaatttccaaattggCTAGCTGATCATTCGTTTCTTAAGCTAGTACAATTGTCTCTTAGCAACTGCAAGGACTGTGATTCCTTGCCAGCAGTAGGACAACTTCCTTGTTTGAAATATCTTTCCATTAGAGGGATGCATCGAATAACAGAGGTGACGGAAGAATTCTATGGCAGTTCGTCCAAGAAAAACCCTTTCAAGTCTCTTCAGAAGTTAGAGTTTGAAGATATGCCAGAGTGGAAGCAATGGCATGCACTAGGGAATGGAGAGTTTCCTGCACTTGAGAACCTTTCAATTGAAAATTGTCCAAAGTTGATGGGGAAGTTGCCTGAAAATCTTTGTTCTCTGATagaattgagaatttcaagatGTCCTGAACTCAATTTGGAGACACCTAAACTGTTTACATCCCAACATGAGGAAATGAAGCAGATTGAGGGATTATTTATTACTGATTGTAACTCTCTTACCTCCTTTCCTTTTAGCATTCTGCCGAGTACCTTGAAGACAATAAGGATATCTCATTGCCAGAAATTTAAATTGAAGGCGCCTGTTGGTGAGATGAGTTATTATGACATGTTTCTTGAGGATTTGATACTGGAAGAATGTGATTGTATAGATGATATATCACCTGAGTTACTCCCAAGAGCACAGAAATTGAGTGTAAGTCGTTGCTACAATCTTACTAGGTTTTTGATTCCTATTGCGACTGAAAGACTCTATATTTTGAATTGTGAGAATCTTGAAATACTTCCGGTGGCATGTGGGAGGATCCAGATGACGTATTTGTATATTGACGGCTGTGAGAAGCTGAAGTGGCTGCCAGAACATATGCAGGAACTCCTTCCATCTCTTAAGAAACTGGAACTGTGTAATTGTCCGGAAATGGAGTCCTTTTCTGAAGGTGGATTGCCCTTCAATTTACAACAACTTAAGATCTGGAATTGCAAGAAACTGGTGAACGGCCGTAAGGAGTGGCATTTACAAAGACTCCCCTGTCTCAGGGAGTTATTCATCGTACATGATGGCAGTGACGAAGATATCGAACATTGGGAGTTGCCTTGTTCTATTCAAAAGCTTACCATAGGCAATCTGAGAACATTAAGTAGCAAAGTTCTCAAAAGACTCACCTCTCttgaatatttatgtattgCTAATTTGCCTCAAATTCAGTCAATGCTGGAAGAAGGCTGGTTTTCCTCTTCCTTGCACCTCACTTCACTTCGACGTCTACAAATCAGGAATTTCCCTAATCTCCAATCACTTTCCGAATCAGCACTGCCTTCCTCCCTCTCTGAGCTGACCATCAAGGATTGCCCTAACCTCCAATCCTTTCCAGTAAAATGGATGCCTTCTTCCCTCTCTAAACTATCTATTTCCAACTGTCCATTGCTCAGACCACTACTAGAATTTGACAAGGGGGAATACTGGCCAAATATTGCTCTAATTCCCACCGTTGTGATTGATCGGGAATACCTGTGA
- the LOC125845552 gene encoding putative disease resistance RPP13-like protein 1 has protein sequence MEIGLAVGGAFLSSALNVLFDRLAPQGDLLKMFQKHTKDVSLLKKLRITLLGLQAVLSDAENKQASNQFVSEWLNELRDAVDSAENLMEEVNYEVLRLKVEGQYQNFAETSNQQVSDLNLCLSDDCFLNIKEKLEDTIDTLKELQEQIGLLGLKEHFGSTKQETRRPSTSLVDDSDIFGRQNDIENLIDRLLSKDASGKKLTIVPIVGMGGVGKTTLAKAVYHDERVKNHFGLKAWFCVSEPYDAFRITKGLLQEIGSFDSKDVHNNLNQLQIKLKESLKGKRFLIVLDDVWNDNYNEWDDLRNIFVQGDIGSKIILTTRKESVALMMGKEQISMDNLSAEASWSLFKRHAFENMDPMGHPELEEVGKQIAAKCKGLPLALKTLAGMLRSKSEVEEWKRILRSEIWKLPHNDILPALMLSYNDLPAHLKRCFSYCAIFPKDYPFSKEKVIHLWIANGLVPQEDEIIEDSGNQYFLELRLRSLFERVPNPSEGNIEKFLMHDLVNDLAQIASSKLCIRLEESQGSRMLEKIRHLSYSMGYGGDFEKLTPLYKLEQLRTLLPTCIDLKDRYHPLSKRVQLNILPRLTSLRALSLLGYKIVELPNDLFIKLKLLRFLDLSETRIKKLPDSICVLYNLETLLLSSCADLEELPLQMEKLMNLRHLDISNTCCLKMPVHMSKLKSLQVLVGAKFPLGGLRMEDLGEVHNLYGSLSILELQNVVDRREVVKAKMREKNHVEKLSLEWSESISADNSQTERDILEELRPHKNIKEVEITGYRGTNFPNWLADPLFLKLVKLSLSYCKDCYSLPALGQLPSLKILSIKGMHGITEVTEEFYGSLSSKKPFNSLVELRFEDMPEWKQWDVLGSGEFPTLEKLKIKNCPELSLETPIQLSTLKWFKVIGCPKVGVVFNDAQLFRSQLEGMKQIEELDISDCNSLTLFPFSILPTTLKEITICGCKKMKLEVPVGEMFLEYLGLQKCDCIDDISSELLPRARNLWVEDCHNLVRFLIPTAPENLYIWNCENVEKLSVACAGTQMTYLFINNCSKLKWLPERMQELLPSLKELNLCNCPEIESFPQGGLPFNLQAIRIHYCKKLVNGRKEWRLQRLPCLTEFRIVHDGSDEEIVGGENWELPSSIQRLIIENLKTLSSQHLQSLTSLQYLYIVGNLPQIQSMLEQGQFSSLQTLRIENFPNLQSLSESALPSSLSELEISHCPNLQSLPVKGMPSSLSKLHISNCPLLTSLLEFDKGEYWPEIAHIPTIEIDEECL, from the coding sequence ATGGAAATTGGCTTAGCAGTGGGTGGTGCATTTCTCTCTTCAGCTTTGAATGTTCTCTTTGATAGGCTTGCTCCTCAGGGTGATCTGCTGAAGATGTTTCAGAAACATACGAAAGATGTTAGTCTCTTAAAGAAGCTGAGAATAACTTTGCTTGGTCTTCAAGCTGTGCTAAGTGATGCAGAGAATAAGCAGGCATCAAATCAATTTGTGAGCGAGTGGCTTAATGAGCTTCGAGATGCTGTGGATTCTGCTGAAAACTTAATGGAAGAAGTCAATTATGAAGTTTTGCGACTTAAAGTGGAAGGTCAGTATCAAAATTTTGCAGAAACAAGCAACCAGCAAGTAAGTGACCTCAACCTGTGCTTGAGTGATGATTGTTTCCTCAACATAAAGGAGAAGTTGGAAGACACTATTGACACATTGAAGGAGTTACAAGAGCAAATTGGTCTCCTTGGCTTAAAGGAACATTTTGGTTCGACTAAACAAGAAACTAGAAGACCTTCAACTTCTTTGGTTGATGATTCTGATATCTTTGGAAGGCAGAATGATATAGAGAATTTGATTGACCGTTTATTGTCTAAAGATGCAAGTGGGAAAAAGCTGACAATAGTTCCTATTGTTGGAATGGGTGGCGTGGGTAAGACAACACTTGCTAAAGCGGTTTACCATGATGAGAGGGTGAAGAACCATTTTGGTTTGAAAGCTTGGTTTTGTGTTTCTGAGCCATATGATGCTTTTAGAATAACGAAAGGGTTACTTCAAGAAATTGGCTCATTTGACTCAAAGGATGTCCACAACAATCTTAATCAGCTTCAAATCAAATTGAAGGAAAGCTTAAAGGGAAAGAGGTTTCTTATTGTTTTGGATGATGTGTGGAATGACAACTACAACGAGTGGGATGacttgagaaatatttttgtaCAAGGAGACATAGGAAGTAAGATCATTCTGACGACACGTAAAGAGAGTGTTGCCTTGATGATGGGAAAGGAGCAAATTAGCATGGACAATTTGTCTGCTGAAGCCTCTTGGTCTTTATTCAAAAGACATGCATTTGAAAACATGGATCCTATGGGACATCCGGAACTTGAAGAGGTCGGAAAACAAATTGCAGCTAAGTGCAAAGGACTGCCCTTAGCTCTGAAGACGCTCGCTGGCATGCTACGCTCCAAATCAGAGGTTGAAGAGTGGAAACGTATTTTGAGAAGTGAAATATGGAAGTTGCCACACAATGACATATTACCAGCATTGATGTTGAGCTACAATGATCTTCCTGCACATTTAAAGCGATGTTTTTCCTATTGTGCAATATTTCCTAAAGATTATCCATTTAGTAAAGAAAAAGTCATTCATCTGTGGATTGCCAATGGTCTCGTACCAcaggaagatgaaataattgaagattcAGGCAACCAGTACTTTCTCGAGTTGAGGTTAAGATCATTATTTGAAAGGGTCCCAAATCCTTCTGAAGGGAACATAGAGAAATTCTTAATGCATGACCTTGTCAATGATTTAGCTCAAATTGCATCTTCAAAACTTTGTATCAGGTTGGAAGAGAGCCAAGGATCTCGTATGTTGGAAAAAATTCGACACTTATCTTATTCAATGGGATATGGTGGTGACTTTGAGAAATTGACACCCCTCTACAAATTGGAGCAGCTGAGGACATTGCTTCCGACATGTATTGATCTCAAGGATCGTTATCACCCTCTAAGCAAGAGGGTGCAGCTTAACATATTGCCAAGACTAACATCCTTAAGGGCATTATCGTTGTTAGGCTATAAGATTGTTGAGTTGCCAAATGACttgtttatcaaattaaagctcCTCAGATTTTTGGACCTTTCTGAGACAAGGATTAAAAAGTTGCCTGATTCCATTTGTGTATTGTATAACTTAGAGACTCTTCTCCTGTCATCTTGTGCTGATCTTGAGGAGCTACCGCTGCAGATGGAGAAGTTGATGAACTTGCGTCATCTTGACATAAGCAACACTTGTTGCTTGAAGATGCCGGTACATATGAGCAAGTTGAAAAGCCTCCAAGTTCTAGTGGGAGCCAAATTTCCTCTAGGTGGTTTGAGAATGGAAGATTTGGGTGAAGTACATAACTTGTATGGATCTCTATCAATTCTAGAGTTGCAAAATGTTGTTGATAGAAGGGAAGTTGTGAAGGCAAAGATGAGGGAGAAGAATCATGTTGAGAAGTTATCATTGGAGTGGAGTGAAAGTATTAGTGCTGACAATTCACAAACAGAAAGAGACATACTTGAGGAGCTACGCCcacataaaaacataaaagaagtcGAAATCACTGGATATAGAGGGACAAACTTTCCCAATTGGCTAGCTGATCCTTTGTTTCTTAAGCTGGTGAAATTGTCTCTTAGCTACTGCAAGGACTGTTATTCCTTGCCAGCACTAGGGCAACTTCCTTCTTTGAAAATCCTTTCGATTAAAGGGATGCATGGAATAACAGAGGTGACGGAAGAATTCTATGGCAGTTTGTCCTCCAAAAAGCCTTTTAACTCTCTTGTGGAGCTTAGATTTGAAGATATGCCAGAGTGGAAGCAATGGGACGTACTAGGAAGTGGAGAGTTTCCTACACTTGAGAagcttaaaattaaaaattgcccTGAACTCAGTTTGGAGACACCCAtccaactttcaactttaaaatgGTTTAAAGTTATTGGTTGTCCTAAGGTTGGAGTTGTTTTTAATGATGCTCAACTGTTTAGATCCCAACTTGAGGGAATGAAGCAGATTGAGGAATTAGATATTAGTGATTGTAACTCTCTTACCCTTTTTCCTTTTAGCATACTGCCCACTACCTTGAAGGAAATAACTATATGTGGTTGCAAGAAAATGAAATTGGAGGTGCCTGTTGGTGAGATGTTTCTGGAGTATTTGGGATTGCAAAAATGTGATTGTATAGATGATATATCATCTGAGTTACTCCCAAGAGCACGCAATTTGTGGGTAGAGGATTGCCACAACCTTGTTAGGTTTTTGATTCCTACTGCCCCTGAAAATCTCTATATTTGGAATTGTGAGAATGTTGAAAAACTATCCGTGGCATGTGCGGGGACCCAGATGACGTATCTGTTTATTAATAACTGTTCAAAGCTGAAGTGGCTGCCAGAACGTATGCAGGAACTCCTTCCATCTCTTAAGGAACTGAATCTTTGTAATTGTCCAGAAATAGAGTCCTTTCCTCAAGGAGGATTGCCCTTCAATTTACAAGCCATTCGGATCCATTATTGCAAGAAACTGGTGAATGGCCGAAAGGAGTGGCGTTTACAGAGACTTCCCTGTCTCACAGAGTTTAGGATCGTACATGATGGCAGTGACGAAGAGATTGTTGGTGGTGAGAATTGGGAGTTGCCTTCCTCTATTCAAAGACTTATCATAGAGAATCTGAAAACATTAAGCAGCCAACATCTCCAAAGCCTTACCTCTCTTCAATATCTATATATCGTGGGTAATTTACCTCAAATTCAGTCAATGCTGGAACAAGGCCAGTTTTCCTCGCTTCAAACTCTACGCATCGAGAATTTCCCTAATCTCCAATCACTTTCTGAATCAGCACTGCCCTCCTCCCTCTCTGAGCTGGAGATCTCCCATTGCCCTAATCTCCAATCTCTTCCCGTAAAAGGGATGCCCTCTTCCCTCTCTAAACTACATATTTCCAACTGTCCATTGCTCACATCACTGCTAGAATTTGACAAGGGGGAATACTGGCCAGAAATTGCTCATATCCCCACCATAGAGATCGATGAGGAATGCCTTTAA